A DNA window from Oceanispirochaeta sp. M1 contains the following coding sequences:
- a CDS encoding DUF2764 family protein: MGQFYYTVASLPLLQYEEPVDLKHSDYLEDCRKWLKPAEWDILRSSLINPETEKEFPGIAEQYRRWEISLRNELVALRSGALGLEADDYTVPGEHFSDTAALAAAAFKEESPLAAENALNKGRWEYIESLKVGHFFDLEFLVLFSLQLQILERKRCFNEETGYARYQEIYKNILSGIDDVAVGEQA, from the coding sequence TTGGGTCAGTTCTATTATACAGTGGCTTCACTTCCTCTGCTCCAGTATGAGGAGCCTGTGGATTTGAAGCACAGTGATTATCTGGAAGATTGCCGTAAATGGCTGAAACCTGCGGAGTGGGATATTCTCCGATCTTCCCTGATTAATCCTGAAACAGAAAAGGAATTCCCCGGCATAGCCGAACAATACCGGAGATGGGAGATCAGTCTCAGAAATGAGCTTGTTGCCCTTAGATCCGGAGCCCTGGGGCTGGAGGCGGATGATTATACCGTTCCTGGAGAACACTTCTCAGATACGGCAGCTCTCGCAGCTGCCGCATTCAAGGAAGAGTCTCCTCTGGCCGCAGAAAACGCCCTGAACAAGGGTCGATGGGAATATATTGAAAGCCTGAAGGTCGGTCATTTTTTTGACCTTGAATTTCTGGTTCTTTTTTCATTGCAGCTGCAGATTCTGGAGAGAAAACGCTGCTTTAACGAAGAGACTGGATATGCCCGATATCAGGAAATCTACAAAAATATCCTCTCCGGAATAGATGATGTTGCAGTTGGAGAACAAGCATGA
- the murI gene encoding glutamate racemase translates to MSVLFFMDSGLGGLPYLQWIRRKRPNDEIIYLADNAGFPYGGRSPEFLRERLTTISRYIIDRYNPELMVIACNTASVTSLDVLRNRFTVPFVGVVPAVKPAAENNGDGVIGVLATERTVKGEYLQALIRQFALDQDVETLGAPDLVDFIENRFFVTDDEAIFSILEPYLIHIETHGWSTLVLGCTHFILLRPWLERWLPSSVNIVDSTEGVGRRILSLLDTIESAADSSVPAPVKTETGTGVFHITGTGYNVDVYKAAARRYGLDFAALEEIE, encoded by the coding sequence ATGTCAGTTCTTTTCTTTATGGATTCCGGGTTGGGAGGCCTTCCTTATCTTCAGTGGATCCGCCGGAAAAGACCCAATGATGAAATCATATACCTGGCAGATAATGCCGGTTTCCCTTACGGTGGGCGAAGCCCTGAGTTTCTCAGAGAGAGACTCACAACTATTTCCAGATATATTATTGACAGATACAATCCGGAACTGATGGTTATTGCCTGTAATACGGCATCTGTCACCTCACTGGATGTTCTGCGGAATCGCTTTACTGTCCCCTTTGTGGGAGTGGTTCCTGCGGTCAAACCTGCTGCCGAGAATAACGGAGATGGTGTGATCGGTGTTCTGGCGACAGAAAGAACAGTAAAGGGAGAATACCTCCAGGCTCTCATCAGACAGTTCGCCCTTGATCAGGATGTAGAGACTCTGGGAGCCCCGGATCTGGTGGATTTTATTGAAAACCGTTTTTTTGTAACTGATGATGAGGCCATATTTTCAATTCTGGAACCTTATCTCATACATATTGAGACCCATGGCTGGAGCACTCTTGTCCTGGGCTGTACCCACTTTATCCTTCTAAGACCCTGGTTGGAGCGCTGGCTTCCCTCATCAGTCAATATTGTGGATTCTACTGAAGGAGTAGGGAGGCGGATACTCTCTCTCCTTGATACCATTGAGTCAGCTGCAGATTCCTCTGTGCCGGCCCCTGTTAAAACAGAGACGGGGACGGGTGTTTTTCATATTACAGGAACAGGCTATAATGTAGATGTCTATAAGGCAGCCGCCCGGCGCTACGGCCTCGACTTCGCGGCATTAGAGGAGATTGAATGA
- the uvrB gene encoding excinuclease ABC subunit UvrB, with protein MEKFKVVAPFEPAGDQIEAIDKLSQAYLNGEKRATLKGVTGSGKTFTMAKIVENIQKPTLVVSHNKTLAAQLYREFTDFFPNNAVEYFVSYYDYYQPEAYVPSRDLYIEKDSSINDEIDRMRLSATMSLMERQDVLIVSTVSCIYGLGNPSSYKDMRVQLLRGESYNRDDIIRNLISLQYERNDMVLERGKFRVRGDVMEIYPAYLKEAYRVSFNWDEIESLKRFNPVSGDILEVLPMCTVYPAKHFVMPEDRIHQTLDDIRKEMVQQVEFFEAGGQIVEAQRLKTRTEYDLEMMEEMGYCSGIENYSRQLSGREAGERPEVLLDYFPPDFMTIVDESHVTLSQIRAMYEGDRSRKTNLVNFGFRLPSALDNRPLIYSEFEDFKKQMLYVSATPGKEEIEKSSQVVEQVIRPTGLLDPKVEIRPTEGQIEDLYGEIRNRIDQNERILITTLTKRMAEDLTDYLSELGLKVNYLHSEVETIERVEIIRDLRLGKIDILVGINLLREGLDIPEVSLIAIMDADKVGFLRSTTSLIQIIGRASRNVRGQVIMYADKESNAMKEAIAETNRRREIQQKYNDDHGITPASVTKAVQDILIRRTDGKKKAEEMNVHVMKENVNLLDPKQKKKLIKALEKEMLEKAKNMEFEEAAVLRDEIAELKGEKS; from the coding sequence ATGGAAAAATTCAAGGTTGTAGCTCCCTTTGAACCTGCGGGAGATCAGATTGAGGCTATAGATAAATTATCTCAGGCCTACCTGAACGGAGAGAAGAGAGCCACCCTCAAAGGTGTTACGGGTTCCGGGAAAACATTCACAATGGCTAAAATTGTTGAGAATATTCAGAAACCCACTCTTGTTGTCTCCCACAATAAAACTCTTGCAGCCCAGTTGTACCGGGAATTCACGGATTTCTTCCCGAATAATGCAGTTGAATATTTTGTCTCCTATTACGACTACTATCAGCCCGAGGCTTATGTGCCTTCCCGGGATCTCTATATTGAAAAAGACTCTTCCATCAATGATGAGATTGACAGGATGCGATTGTCCGCCACCATGAGTCTTATGGAACGACAGGATGTACTTATAGTCTCTACTGTTTCCTGTATTTATGGTCTGGGGAATCCTTCTTCCTACAAAGATATGCGGGTTCAGCTCCTCAGAGGTGAGAGCTACAACCGGGATGATATTATCCGCAATCTGATCTCCCTCCAGTATGAGAGAAATGATATGGTTCTGGAGCGTGGCAAATTCAGGGTTCGCGGGGATGTTATGGAGATCTATCCAGCCTACCTGAAAGAAGCTTACCGGGTCAGCTTTAATTGGGATGAGATAGAGAGCCTCAAGCGCTTTAATCCAGTATCGGGAGATATTCTGGAAGTTCTGCCCATGTGCACAGTCTATCCAGCCAAGCACTTTGTGATGCCCGAAGACAGAATCCACCAGACCCTGGATGACATCCGTAAGGAGATGGTTCAGCAGGTTGAATTCTTTGAGGCAGGAGGACAGATCGTAGAGGCCCAGAGACTTAAAACCAGAACAGAGTATGATCTTGAGATGATGGAGGAGATGGGGTACTGCTCGGGTATTGAGAATTATTCCCGTCAACTCTCGGGTCGGGAAGCAGGGGAGCGTCCTGAGGTTCTTCTAGATTATTTTCCACCTGACTTTATGACCATCGTGGATGAATCCCATGTCACACTGTCACAGATCAGGGCTATGTATGAGGGTGACCGTTCAAGAAAGACAAACCTTGTAAACTTTGGTTTCAGGCTTCCCTCGGCTCTGGATAACAGACCTCTGATCTATTCTGAGTTTGAAGATTTCAAGAAACAGATGCTCTATGTCTCCGCCACACCGGGTAAGGAGGAGATAGAGAAATCCTCACAGGTCGTTGAACAGGTTATCCGCCCTACAGGACTTCTGGACCCCAAGGTTGAGATAAGACCTACAGAGGGGCAGATAGAAGATCTCTATGGTGAGATTCGTAATAGAATTGATCAGAACGAAAGAATCCTCATCACAACTCTGACTAAAAGAATGGCCGAGGATCTGACCGACTATCTCTCAGAGCTGGGACTGAAGGTTAACTATCTTCATTCCGAGGTGGAGACTATCGAGCGTGTAGAGATCATCCGGGACCTCCGTCTGGGTAAAATTGATATTCTTGTGGGAATCAATCTCTTAAGAGAAGGCCTTGATATCCCTGAAGTCTCTCTAATTGCCATCATGGATGCAGATAAGGTCGGTTTTCTCCGTTCTACCACCTCTCTGATTCAGATCATCGGCCGTGCTTCCCGAAATGTACGGGGGCAGGTCATCATGTATGCCGATAAAGAATCAAATGCCATGAAAGAAGCCATTGCCGAAACCAACAGGCGCCGTGAGATTCAGCAGAAATACAACGACGATCACGGCATAACACCAGCCTCGGTAACGAAGGCTGTACAGGATATACTGATCCGCAGGACGGATGGGAAGAAGAAAGCTGAGGAGATGAATGTTCATGTGATGAAGGAGAATGTTAACCTCCTTGATCCCAAACAGAAGAAGAAACTGATAAAAGCCCTGGAGAAGGAAATGCTGGAGAAGGCGAAAAATATGGAATTCGAAGAAGCAGCCGTTCTCAGAGACGAGATTGCCGAACTTAAAGGTGAAAAGTCCTGA
- a CDS encoding MBL fold metallo-hydrolase, with product MKLYNHFAAVGFSNTYLLAAGNEGDAILIDPGKMDVPLLKLIEDHNYYIKDILITHSHWNHYGGVKTLLKLYDARLHSAVDDLDGTASNVLEGGIYNMSGLDIEVLPVLGHSDDSLVYKVGGFFFTGDILSAGRTGTTPDQVSREVLYLELEEKIFSRDDHGILLPGHGPPTTIKAERNLFRKYEKELG from the coding sequence ATGAAGTTATATAATCATTTTGCCGCTGTGGGATTCAGCAACACATATCTTCTGGCAGCCGGAAACGAGGGAGATGCCATCCTTATCGACCCCGGAAAGATGGATGTCCCTCTGCTGAAGCTGATAGAGGATCATAACTACTATATCAAAGATATTCTCATTACCCACAGTCACTGGAACCACTACGGCGGAGTAAAAACACTGCTGAAACTATATGACGCCAGGCTCCATTCGGCTGTAGACGACCTGGACGGTACAGCCAGCAATGTGCTTGAAGGGGGAATTTACAATATGTCGGGACTCGATATCGAGGTCCTCCCCGTCCTGGGACACAGCGATGATTCATTGGTTTACAAGGTGGGAGGTTTCTTCTTTACAGGAGATATACTCTCAGCTGGAAGGACTGGTACAACTCCAGATCAGGTAAGCCGGGAGGTCCTATATCTGGAACTGGAGGAGAAAATATTTTCCAGAGATGACCATGGGATTTTGCTGCCGGGACACGGTCCGCCCACAACAATCAAGGCCGAGAGAAATCTTTTCAGAAAATATGAGAAAGAACTGGGCTGA
- a CDS encoding YggS family pyridoxal phosphate-dependent enzyme: protein MSVPSIKENLDEIRNSIEKAAARAGRASSEVELMAVSKTKPLELIQEAYDAGQRLFGENRIPEAAEKFAQLPDDTDLHLIGHLQSNKIKIAVPAFDCVESVDSFELAKKLAVNCEKSNKVMRVLIQLKTAEEGGKTGFSSEKEIIEAAGWLREQSSLKVEGLMTIAPFTSDETEVRTAFAQCRNLQEKLMSLYRDQDYSCLSMGMSSDFEWAIQEGSTLIRVGTAIFGGRF, encoded by the coding sequence ATGAGTGTCCCAAGTATAAAAGAAAATCTGGATGAAATCCGGAATTCAATAGAGAAGGCTGCAGCACGTGCCGGCAGAGCCTCGTCTGAGGTCGAATTGATGGCCGTCAGTAAAACAAAACCCCTGGAACTGATTCAGGAGGCCTATGATGCAGGTCAGCGTCTCTTTGGAGAGAACCGAATACCCGAAGCAGCCGAGAAATTCGCACAGCTTCCCGATGATACGGATCTTCACCTGATAGGGCATCTGCAGAGCAACAAGATAAAGATTGCCGTTCCGGCTTTTGACTGTGTTGAGTCTGTAGACTCCTTTGAGCTTGCAAAGAAACTTGCAGTAAACTGTGAAAAAAGTAATAAGGTCATGAGAGTTCTCATTCAGCTGAAGACTGCTGAAGAAGGTGGAAAAACCGGATTCAGTTCTGAAAAAGAGATCATTGAGGCTGCCGGCTGGTTAAGAGAGCAGAGCAGCCTTAAGGTGGAAGGGCTTATGACAATAGCTCCTTTTACATCTGATGAGACCGAAGTCCGCACTGCATTTGCCCAGTGCCGAAACCTTCAGGAAAAATTAATGTCCCTCTATCGGGATCAGGATTATTCCTGTTTATCCATGGGGATGTCTTCGGATTTTGAATGGGCCATACAGGAAGGATCAACGCTTATCAGAGTGGGTACTGCAATCTTTGGAGGTCGATTCTGA
- a CDS encoding pentapeptide repeat-containing protein, with protein MFNLKFCVWPGCNDPKSEDSRLCKKHRGGAYKEEIISYLQSHDVIRDLKAPGLNFENLDLKNKHFINCYFHHTQWDNCSFDGSRFQMVFFDDSIFNYTSMEHVDMIHCVFTESALLESSWKGSDLVSVNWNRIKCRHCNFSESDLYYSRFVAASLKDVKFIDCNLKRVDFCLARLKRVSMRYSNVEEAYFQTENRE; from the coding sequence ATGTTCAATCTAAAATTCTGTGTCTGGCCCGGTTGTAATGATCCAAAAAGTGAGGATTCCCGTCTCTGTAAAAAGCACAGAGGCGGCGCCTACAAAGAGGAAATAATCTCCTACCTTCAATCCCATGATGTAATCAGGGATCTAAAGGCTCCAGGTCTTAATTTTGAGAATCTGGATCTGAAGAACAAGCATTTTATCAACTGTTATTTCCACCATACACAGTGGGATAACTGCAGCTTTGACGGATCCCGTTTTCAAATGGTTTTCTTTGATGATTCAATTTTTAATTATACCAGTATGGAACACGTTGATATGATTCACTGCGTCTTTACTGAATCGGCTCTCCTTGAATCCAGCTGGAAGGGATCAGATCTTGTGTCGGTCAACTGGAACAGGATTAAATGCAGACATTGTAATTTCAGCGAGTCTGATCTCTACTATTCACGCTTTGTCGCCGCATCTCTCAAGGATGTAAAGTTTATCGACTGCAACTTGAAGAGAGTAGACTTCTGCCTGGCCCGTCTCAAAAGAGTCAGCATGCGCTATTCCAATGTGGAAGAAGCCTATTTTCAAACGGAGAACAGAGAATGA
- a CDS encoding V-type ATP synthase subunit E produces the protein MDVQVKELIEKIKNDGVKNAEENSSRIISEAEKKAASLIEAAEKEAAEIKSQAQNEASRMEQAGKEALKQSGRDLLLSVKKDVEELFDRIIQAGTAEVLKGDSLKDCIVSVLTSWKDEEAKDLTVLVAPETLKAMESQLKSTLKGKIDKGLEIKPFADLDAGFRISVKDGRAFYDFSDKELMELLSKYLNPGLMSILEK, from the coding sequence ATGGATGTTCAGGTAAAGGAACTTATTGAAAAGATCAAGAATGACGGCGTAAAAAATGCAGAAGAGAATTCTTCCCGCATTATCAGCGAAGCTGAAAAGAAAGCTGCTTCTCTTATAGAAGCTGCCGAAAAAGAGGCTGCGGAAATTAAATCACAGGCTCAGAATGAGGCCTCCCGTATGGAACAGGCCGGAAAAGAAGCATTGAAACAGTCCGGAAGGGATCTGCTCCTCAGTGTTAAAAAAGATGTTGAAGAACTGTTCGACAGAATTATTCAGGCAGGTACTGCTGAAGTTCTTAAAGGTGACAGCCTGAAAGACTGTATCGTTTCTGTTCTTACTTCCTGGAAAGATGAAGAAGCAAAAGATCTTACTGTTCTTGTTGCTCCCGAAACCCTGAAAGCCATGGAATCTCAGCTTAAATCAACACTTAAAGGCAAGATTGATAAGGGACTTGAAATTAAACCCTTTGCCGATCTTGATGCCGGTTTCAGAATCTCTGTAAAAGACGGTCGCGCCTTTTATGATTTTTCAGACAAGGAACTCATGGAACTGCTGTCCAAGTATCTGAATCCCGGACTCATGAGCATACTGGAAAAATAA
- a CDS encoding Gfo/Idh/MocA family protein: MSNTDLKPYRIMLAGAGDRGQGYMKWIRQNPGSMELTALADPIPSRREILSDKHKLPESQCFEDWKDMLTAGIEADAVIISTQDNQHLEPAQAFLEKGYHVLLEKPMAVDIDSIKKIQKAAEKSEGTLTVCHVLRYDPLFRKIKDICDSGSLGKIQSMYHAENVSWYHYVHSYVRGNWRNSKESSPLILAKSCHDLDLIQWMMPGNAASILSTAQRSVFVENLDRPERCSPSCPEYSSCKFEAEKTYLYGRSMKLALSRLPGLFGLAGKVMYHYPDLSRNLPILKKYHFWKDWPTSTISDDLSPGGVRKALETGPYGRCVYRCDNDQPEHWESIIEFDSGASAVFRLHGMSREEGRTLRIDGTEGTLDAKFGNTHELSLTFHDGSPSEAYSFDSGALGHSGADSALMDDWFNVLKGSDPQSPASVSALSHYMAFAACEAWETGKKVSFE, translated from the coding sequence ATGAGTAATACAGATTTAAAACCATACAGAATAATGCTGGCAGGAGCCGGAGATCGCGGACAGGGCTATATGAAGTGGATCAGACAGAATCCAGGTTCAATGGAACTTACTGCTCTTGCAGACCCCATCCCCTCAAGACGAGAGATTTTATCAGATAAACATAAACTTCCTGAATCACAGTGTTTTGAAGACTGGAAGGATATGCTGACTGCCGGAATAGAAGCTGATGCTGTTATTATTTCAACTCAGGATAATCAACACCTTGAACCTGCTCAGGCTTTTCTTGAAAAGGGTTACCATGTACTGCTTGAGAAACCCATGGCCGTGGATATTGATTCTATCAAAAAAATTCAGAAGGCTGCAGAAAAATCCGAAGGAACTCTGACTGTCTGTCATGTCCTTCGCTATGACCCTCTATTCAGAAAAATAAAGGACATCTGTGACTCAGGCAGCCTGGGAAAGATACAGTCCATGTATCACGCGGAGAATGTATCCTGGTATCACTATGTACACTCCTATGTCAGGGGGAACTGGAGAAACAGCAAGGAATCATCTCCCCTGATTCTCGCAAAGAGCTGTCACGATCTGGATCTTATTCAATGGATGATGCCCGGAAATGCAGCCTCTATATTGAGTACAGCACAAAGATCTGTATTTGTGGAGAATCTCGATAGACCTGAACGCTGCTCTCCTTCCTGCCCGGAGTACTCTTCCTGTAAGTTTGAAGCTGAAAAAACCTATCTATACGGAAGATCCATGAAACTGGCACTTTCCCGCCTCCCGGGCCTGTTTGGTTTAGCAGGTAAAGTAATGTACCACTATCCGGATTTATCACGGAACCTTCCGATATTAAAAAAATATCACTTCTGGAAAGACTGGCCCACAAGTACAATCAGTGATGACCTCAGCCCGGGGGGAGTCAGGAAGGCTCTGGAGACAGGTCCCTATGGCCGCTGTGTCTACCGCTGCGATAATGATCAGCCCGAGCACTGGGAAAGTATTATAGAATTTGATTCAGGAGCAAGTGCAGTATTTCGCCTCCATGGTATGAGCCGGGAGGAAGGCAGAACTCTCCGTATTGACGGTACAGAAGGAACCCTGGATGCCAAATTCGGCAATACACATGAGCTTAGTCTGACATTCCATGACGGCAGCCCCTCTGAAGCTTACAGTTTTGATTCAGGAGCTCTGGGGCACAGCGGTGCAGACTCTGCCCTCATGGATGACTGGTTCAATGTACTGAAAGGCTCCGATCCACAGTCTCCCGCATCAGTGTCTGCATTGAGTCACTATATGGCTTTTGCTGCCTGTGAGGCATGGGAGACCGGGAAGAAGGTTTCATTTGAGTGA
- a CDS encoding S1C family serine protease yields MKLYSRNQVVLYSLGTALVAFLLLFGFGVVSFSFAPDSGDEGVSEEFVETGIISTQLNPSIASTVVSSGAYSEDELTNIRIYEKYNRAVVNVTTEVVGYNWFLEPIPQEGSSGSGSVIDKRGFVLTNNHVVDKAYKVYITLADGSQHEGEVIGTDYENDLSVLKFDPGDRDLVTIPFGTSDMLKVGQKVIAIGNPFAFDRTLTTGIVSGLGRPLKNQSGLVIRDMIQTDASINPGNSGGPLINTKGEMIGINTMIYTPSGGSVGVGFAIPVDTARRVVPDLMKYGMVQRGWIDIVPVQLFPSLVRYAKLPISQGILVSRVISGGNAEESGLKGGKSSESVRSGNSVIYLGGDIITGINGEKIDTLSDFYGALEATSPGDKIDVEVFRDKQLRTMQLVLSERPSNQ; encoded by the coding sequence ATGAAACTTTACAGTAGGAACCAGGTGGTTCTTTACTCATTGGGAACAGCTCTTGTAGCCTTTCTATTATTGTTCGGATTCGGAGTTGTCTCCTTTTCATTTGCACCGGATTCCGGAGACGAAGGGGTGAGTGAAGAATTTGTAGAGACAGGCATAATTTCAACACAGCTTAATCCCTCAATTGCATCAACTGTTGTCAGCAGCGGAGCGTACTCCGAGGATGAACTGACCAATATCCGGATTTATGAAAAGTACAATCGGGCTGTAGTCAATGTCACCACTGAAGTTGTGGGGTATAACTGGTTTCTTGAACCCATTCCTCAGGAGGGATCTTCAGGTTCCGGGTCTGTCATAGATAAGAGAGGCTTTGTGCTGACCAATAATCATGTTGTGGATAAGGCCTACAAGGTTTATATAACCCTGGCAGACGGTTCCCAGCATGAGGGAGAAGTAATTGGAACAGATTATGAGAATGATCTCTCTGTTCTGAAATTTGATCCCGGCGACAGAGATCTTGTGACTATCCCATTTGGAACTTCAGATATGCTCAAAGTGGGGCAGAAGGTTATTGCCATTGGTAATCCCTTTGCTTTTGATAGAACACTTACCACAGGGATTGTTTCCGGTCTGGGTCGTCCCCTTAAAAATCAGTCGGGTCTTGTTATCCGTGATATGATTCAGACTGATGCTTCAATCAACCCCGGTAATTCGGGCGGTCCTCTGATCAATACAAAGGGAGAGATGATAGGAATCAACACCATGATCTATACGCCCTCAGGCGGATCTGTTGGTGTGGGTTTTGCCATTCCTGTGGATACAGCACGACGGGTTGTTCCCGATCTTATGAAATACGGTATGGTACAGAGAGGTTGGATTGATATTGTTCCGGTGCAGCTGTTTCCTTCTCTGGTCCGTTATGCTAAATTGCCCATCTCCCAGGGGATTCTTGTCTCCAGGGTTATCAGTGGCGGGAATGCGGAAGAGTCCGGTCTGAAGGGTGGGAAATCCAGTGAGTCTGTAAGAAGCGGCAATTCGGTAATCTATCTTGGTGGTGATATCATCACTGGAATAAATGGTGAAAAAATTGATACTCTTTCTGATTTTTACGGAGCCCTTGAAGCAACAAGTCCCGGTGACAAAATAGACGTGGAAGTTTTCAGAGACAAACAGTTAAGAACAATGCAGCTTGTTCTGTCAGAGCGTCCTTCAAATCAGTAA
- the rsgA gene encoding ribosome small subunit-dependent GTPase A has product MKGLVLWGINNIFTVKGLEDGIQRECRIKGKKMDFETRFYNPLSAGDLVEFDVIEGEEHRALLLSRYDRTNYFARWNKKGRALQTLAVNMETLYCIVSPESPPFRPRFIDRALILAEQGHLDVGIILNKCDQNIPDWVQTRLEDFKTMGIPVFYTSCETGEGIDSLKEEIKGKTIGFAGQSGVGKSTILNLLIPGADQRTAEVSEKMCRGKHTTNFAIMIPHADESGYIIDTPGIRDLLLWGIESPDLSHWFPDFQDLEEDCTFKGCRHLQEPGCSVKKAVEENIINPDRYESYSRMMTELMDNEQKY; this is encoded by the coding sequence ATGAAAGGACTGGTTCTCTGGGGGATCAATAATATTTTTACTGTCAAAGGTCTGGAAGACGGCATTCAGAGAGAGTGCCGGATCAAGGGTAAGAAGATGGATTTTGAGACTCGCTTCTATAATCCCCTGTCTGCAGGTGATCTTGTGGAGTTTGATGTTATAGAAGGGGAGGAACATAGAGCCCTTCTTCTGAGCCGTTATGACAGGACAAATTATTTCGCCCGCTGGAACAAGAAGGGGCGTGCTCTTCAGACCCTTGCGGTCAATATGGAAACCCTCTACTGCATAGTGTCTCCAGAATCTCCCCCCTTCAGACCGCGTTTTATTGACAGGGCTCTGATTCTTGCAGAACAGGGACACCTTGATGTCGGCATTATTTTGAATAAATGCGATCAGAATATTCCTGACTGGGTTCAGACCCGTCTTGAGGATTTCAAGACCATGGGCATTCCGGTATTTTATACCTCCTGTGAAACAGGAGAGGGAATAGATTCTCTTAAAGAGGAGATAAAAGGGAAGACAATCGGTTTTGCCGGACAGTCGGGTGTTGGAAAATCCACCATACTGAATCTTCTTATTCCCGGAGCCGATCAGCGGACAGCTGAAGTTTCTGAAAAAATGTGCAGGGGTAAACACACAACAAACTTTGCAATAATGATTCCTCATGCCGATGAATCAGGATATATTATCGATACACCGGGAATTCGAGATCTTCTTTTATGGGGAATCGAGAGTCCCGATCTGTCCCACTGGTTCCCTGATTTTCAGGATCTGGAGGAGGACTGCACCTTTAAGGGATGCCGCCATCTGCAGGAACCGGGTTGTTCAGTGAAGAAAGCTGTCGAGGAAAATATTATTAATCCCGACCGCTATGAAAGCTATTCCAGAATGATGACTGAACTCATGGATAATGAACAGAAATATTGA
- a CDS encoding RluA family pseudouridine synthase → MTKDSKEIKVELPTGETVRADRYISGLELMKRSQFDSHKLQAFMGGKEIKLSKKLRDGDLLEISWETPDEPDYKAEKMDLDIVYENDEVLVLNKAPGIVVHPGAGNYSGTLVQGLLYYNQQLGNHFEDDPLRPGIVHRLDKDTSGLIITAKNPESLETLSEQFRNRTTEKYYLAIIKGRLPRRTGDIETFITRDEKNRKKFKVHETKGKNAITRYKVLKAWERYSLVELKIETGRTHQIRVHMLSMGCPILGDSIYARKDNIMGDVGLMLHSWKLGIVLPGETEMRHFEAPRPSRFDEVIAHLDQMEKS, encoded by the coding sequence ATGACTAAAGACAGTAAAGAAATTAAAGTAGAACTCCCGACGGGAGAAACAGTCAGGGCCGATAGATATATTTCCGGTCTGGAATTAATGAAACGCAGCCAGTTTGATTCTCATAAACTGCAGGCTTTTATGGGTGGAAAGGAGATTAAACTCTCCAAAAAGCTGAGAGACGGAGATCTTCTGGAAATCAGTTGGGAGACTCCCGATGAACCTGACTACAAGGCTGAGAAGATGGATCTGGATATCGTCTATGAGAACGATGAGGTTCTGGTTCTCAATAAGGCTCCGGGAATTGTAGTCCATCCCGGTGCAGGTAATTACAGTGGCACCCTGGTACAGGGGCTTCTCTATTATAATCAGCAGTTGGGAAATCATTTCGAGGATGACCCTCTCAGGCCGGGTATTGTTCATCGCCTTGATAAAGACACCTCAGGGTTGATTATTACGGCAAAGAATCCTGAATCTCTGGAGACTCTGTCGGAGCAGTTCAGAAACAGAACAACAGAAAAATACTATCTTGCCATCATTAAGGGGAGACTTCCCCGGCGTACCGGGGATATTGAAACCTTTATTACCAGGGATGAGAAGAACAGAAAGAAGTTCAAAGTTCATGAGACAAAAGGGAAGAATGCAATTACCCGCTACAAGGTGCTTAAAGCCTGGGAACGTTACTCTCTGGTGGAATTGAAGATCGAAACAGGCAGAACTCATCAGATCAGGGTACATATGCTCTCCATGGGCTGTCCTATTCTGGGAGACAGCATCTATGCCCGTAAGGATAATATTATGGGTGATGTAGGCCTGATGCTCCATTCATGGAAACTTGGTATCGTGCTTCCCGGTGAGACTGAAATGCGTCATTTCGAGGCGCCCAGACCTTCTCGTTTTGATGAGGTCATCGCCCATCTGGATCAGATGGAAAAAAGCTGA